The Carassius carassius chromosome 16, fCarCar2.1, whole genome shotgun sequence genome window below encodes:
- the ell gene encoding RNA polymerase II elongation factor ELL, translating to MAALKEEQCYGLSCGRVSNGSNISVYHVKLTDSALRAFEDYQSNKGLTAKPLIGFTGNQGKISIPQSENPNELRTFTFYLSNVGKDNPQGSFDCIQQYITSEGSIQLDCLGGIQDKITVCATDDSYQKARQSMAQAEEETRSRGAIVIKPGGRYVGKRVQIRKPITVVSDVAPSRRTSRPVIISSSQKKSPPRPLRERLVHLLALKPYRKPELLVRLTKEGLSPQDKETLDSLLQQVANLNSKDSTFTLKDCLFKEVQKDWPGYTEVDQQILKRILVRKLCKPQSSGPVSGESPVSPHKEPASSSPSQKRPAEFIDPLANKKPRISHLASKSTGLINGKLSSSNVNDSSSSQSAETSSSSHFPPLEISRPFDPLSDVSNDSNGRDCDSQEAAVAERLSQPSSFVPHSTTQEEGLSSMSPAHSSLDCSQTQSAQPSLHGKSKKKSKKHKDKDKSKEKDRGRERDMKKERRVDEDRGLDQRKPCDITTSDRSPGLNGTCNSSSIPASSSETADYLLKYTVISSQEQRQSYKNDFNAEYSEYRGLHARIESITRQFTILDSQLKQLQQGTDKYKTIHNQILEEYRKIKKANPNYSQEKNRCEYLHNKLAHIKKLIAEYDQQQLQNCH from the exons ggcCTGACTGCTAAACCATTAATAGGATTCACAGGAAACCAAGGG AAAATCTCAATACCGCAGTCAGAGAATCCAAATGAGCTGCGAACGTTTACGTTCTACCTGTCCAATGTGGGGAAGGACAATCCCCAGGGCAGCTTCGACTGCATACAGCAGTATATTACAAG CGAAGGGAGCATACAGCTGGACTGCCTGGGAGGGATCCAGGACAAAATCACAGTGTGCGCCACGGACGACTCCTACCAGAAAGCCAGGCAAAGCATGGCTCAGGCCGAGGAGGAAACCCGCAGCCGTGGAGCCATCGTCATCAAGCCCGGCGGGAGATACGTGG GGAAGCGTGTACAGATCCGGAAGCCGATAACGGTTGTGTCTGATGTGGCACCGTCACGACGGACCTCACGGCCGGTCATCATCTCCAGCAGTCAGAAGAAGAGCCCGCCGCGGCCCCTGAGGGAACGGCTGGTGCATTTACTGGCCCTAAAACCCTACCGCAAACCTGAACTCCTGGTGCGGCTCACCAAGGAAGGCCTGTCTCCTCAGGACAAGGAGACGCTGGACAGCCTCCTGCAACAG GTGGCTAACCTGAATAGTAAGGACAGCACCTTCACATTGAAGGATTGTTTGTTTAAGGAAGTCCAGAAGGACTGGCCTGGTTATACCGAGGTGGACCAGCAGATCCTGAAGAGAATTCTTGTACG AAAACTGTGTAAGCCTCAGAGCAGTGGCCCTGTGTCTGGGGAGAGTCCGGTCAGCCCACACAAGGAGCCGGCCAGCAGCTCGCCCTCTCAG AAACGACCTGCAGAGTTCATCGATCCCCTGGCCAATAAGAAACCCAGAATATCGCACCTAGCCAGCAAGTCTACAGGGCTCATTAACGGCAAACTGAGCTCGTCCAATGTGAATGACTCCTCTAGCTCTCAATCAGCTGAGACGTCCTCGAGCTCCCACTTCCCTCCGCTGGAGATCTCCCGACCCTTTGACCCCCTTTCAGACGTCAGCAATGACTCCAACGGCCGAGACTGTGATAGTCAGGAGGCGGCGGTGGCGGAGAGACTGAGTCAGCCCTCGTCGTTTGTCCCTCACTCCACAACGCAAGAAGAAGGGCTGAGCTCCATGTCCCCGGCCCACAGCAGCCTGGACTGCTCTCAGACCCAGAGTGCTCAACCCTCCCTGCATGGCAAGTCTAAGAAGAAGTCCAAAAAACACAAGGACAAAGACAAGTCCAAGGAGAAAGATAGGGGCCGAGAGCGGGACATGAAGAAGGAGAGGAGAGTTGATGAAGACCGTGGCTTGGACCAGAGGAAACCCTGTGACATCACGACGAGCGATAGGAGCCCAG GTCTGAACGGAACGTGCAACAGCTCCAGTATCCCTGCGTCATCGTCTGAGACGGCAGACTATTTATT AAAGTACACGGTGATAAGCTCTCAAGAGCAACGTCAGAGTTACAAAAACGACTTCAACGCAGAGTACAGCGAGTACCGGGGCCTCCACGCACGGATCGAGAGCATCACCCGACAGTTCACTATACTCGACTCCCAGCTCAAACAACTCCAGCAAGGCACAGACAAGTATAAG ACAATCCACAATCAGATACTTGAAGAGTATCGCAAAATCAAAAAG GCTAATCCAAACTATAGCCAAGAGAAGAACCGCTGTGAATACCTACACAACAAACTGGcacacattaaaaaactgataGCAGAATATGATCAACAGCAACTGCAAAACTGCCACTAa